Part of the Sphaerodactylus townsendi isolate TG3544 linkage group LG10, MPM_Stown_v2.3, whole genome shotgun sequence genome is shown below.
CTTACTTGGAAAAAGCacagcctagagccgtggtggtgaacctttggcactccagatgttatggactacaattcccatcagcccctgccagcatggccaattggccattctggcaggggctgatgggaattgaagtgcataacatctggagtgccaaaggttcaccaccactgtcctagagactGTAACGGGCCAGATCCTTGGTGCCAGGAAGGGGGCTTTTTATCAGCTCCGCCCCATGCCGTTTTCCCGACTTAAAATGGTTCCCCTCGCCCCCTGGAGAGGCTGCCTTCAGCAGAGAAAAAGATAAATGTCTGTATTTTGCTTTTCCGTTTGTCCTGCTGGAACTTCAAGCGGTCAGGGAGGGCAGGACAGTCCCAATTGGTGAAACATCACAGGGTAGAAtaattatttctctctctctctctctctctctctctctctctctctctctctctctctccctctccccacccccccagcgcTGAGGTCTTGATACATAAAATGGTACATTTGTGATGCCCGGTCTTGTGTGTAGTGTGAGCCTGAGCTCTGATCAGAGGCTTGGTTTGTCAACTGGACAGTTTGAATGCGAGCGTTACACTGAGTACAATAACTCTGGAAACTTAAAGGATTCGAGTTTTAATGACCGCTGGGATTTCtgcggggtggggcgggctgtTCCTCAGGAGGAGCATTTAAAGGGAAGCCCTTCCATCGGTGCCCAAGTGCTAttttatgttttttccccttttgttttgctgtgttaaaaaTTAAAAGTCTAAGTTGTTCTTTATCTTGGCTCGAAGAGTGTGGGGTCTCTTCTCTCTTTGCCTAGGATAGTGTTTGGGTGGGAGGATGCTGCagtagtccagggttgctacagagtCAGaaagtggcaaactacctctgttccttGCTACGGGgccaccatatgtcagctgtgacttgtgaGCACTTTCTACCACCCCCAGGGTTTGATCATGCTTTtagagagccagcgaggtgtcgtggttaagagcaggtgcactctaatctggaggaaccgggtttgattccctgctctgccacttgagctgcggaggcttatctggtgaatcagattagcttgtgcactccaacacatgccagctgggtgaccttgggcttgtcacagttcttcggagctctctcagccccactcacctcacagggtttttgttggggggagggaaaggagatcgtaagcccctgttagtctccttacaggaaataaaggggggtataaatccaaactgctactactactacttcttcccTCCATTGATGGCCAGCAGGCGGCAGTGTAGAGCACTTTCAttgaggagttttggatttataccccacctttctctcgtgtcaggagactcaaggtggcttacaaactcctttcccttcctctccccacaactgacaccttgtgaggtaggtggggctgagagagttctgagagaactgtgactggcccaaggtcacccagcaggaatgtagaagtgcggaaacacatctggttcaccagataagcctctgccattcaggtggaggagtggggaatcaaacccagttctccagattagaatccacctgctcttaaccactacaccacgctggctctcattggaCAGCGCCAACACATTTGGTTGGTTGGATCAGAGACTCCCCCGCCCCGGGGTGTGGAAGGTGGTTGCTTGAAAGAGGAGCATCGCTCAGTGTGTTTGTGCTCAGGACCAGTTCCAGGTTTTGGAGTGCCCGGGATGGAGGAACCTCTCTCCAccaccatacaacccggaaaacccacaacaccctactgattccggccgtgaaggaCAATACACTAGCATTCCTGTCTGTGTAATTCAACCTGGCAAGAAGCGTGGCCGTGGGTGGGCATGAAACAGTTTTCTTAAGAGAGCTGACCTAATTTCCTTAGAATGTGCTCAATCCCTGGCAAGAAATGCCCGCAGGCATTCCTGCTTTGCTATTTGCCACAGGGGGCTGGATCCTTTGTTCCTTAACAAAGTGTCTCCACTCGTctggttctttattttaaaatatttctatgctgcctttccactccGATTGGGTCCCGGAGGTGGCGAAACGAATGCATGAAAACTCCTGAACAgcctttaaaattaaaataactggTTATTGGCCCTTGTCCTTGTCACcatgtgatggcgaacctatggcatgggtgccagaggtggcactcggagccctctctgtgggcacatgcacacagagttcgtcatgtggggggtggaaaatcaccccccccacacacacacacacagatctaggctggcctgggccactgagcacgacgtgtgcacaccgtggtgagcagggaggactcagctggcaggcctggtgcctgtgctccggttggctgctgcccgaggggggggggggcacagaagaacaagaagaagagtttggatttatatcccccctttctctcctgcaggagactcaaaggggcttccaatctccttgcccttcccccctcacaacaaacaccctgtgaggtaggtggggctgagagagctccgagaagctgtgactagcccaaggtcacccagctggcgtgtgtgggagtgcacaggctaatctgaattccccagataagcctccacagctcaggcggcagagctgggaatcaaacccggttcctccagattagatacacgagctcttaacctcctacgccactgctgctcctacacgagctcttaacctcctacgccactgcagaggaggcagagatgctagagaggcacagagcagtgtgtgtgggacttgctggaggctagagtaggCTGGGCCccgcagaggaagagggagccaaccgtttttttttctaaactaaaacctcagcattcaggtcaaattgccgagttggcactttgcaataagttgcaattggggcactcggtctcaaaaaggttcgccatcactggcttagtccttcaagggcaaggagaatgcttctttcttcctcttaaaatatacatttatagCAGCACTCACAGAGGAACAGACTAGCTTACAGCAAATTTAAAGGTCAAGATGTTCCAAAACAGGGGTCTCCAATCTATGatcctctagatgttcatggactacaattctcatctggcagaggttgatgggaattgtagtccattaatatttggagggccagagttgctggcaggggctcatgggaattgtagtccatggacatctggagcaccataggttggccacccctactctaccTGTACTgagcaggggtttggactagGCAGCCAAGTTtggcccttccagctctatgattctatgagatgaTGAGGATCGAACCAGGGGCTTTTCCTGCAAGCCAAGCAAAcgctctgccgctgagccacaGCTGCAGCCCAGCACCTGCTGGAGAATCTTCCAGATTCCTTTCTGGAGAAAGTCATCAATGTGACCCAGCAATCTCGTAGTGATAGTAGTACATGTGGAACTGCAGCAGCTTCGCCAAAAGAGAGGGGCTCTCCGCTTTGACCTTCCGGAAGCCCATTCCCTCGTAGACACGCTGAGCCGCATACTGCAACATGGAAGTGCTCAGGACCACCCCCTTGTACCCTCGCTCCTGGGCAAAGCAGATGACGGTCCTGGTCAGCGCCTTGGAGAGCCCACGGCCCCTGTGTCCCTTGGCCACCGACATGCGCTTCAACTCCAGCGCCTTGCCCCACTGCGACGGGTCTTCTGGGTGAACAGCGGCCACCATCCCTACCACTTCCTCTCCGGACGTTGCCACCCAAAGGCAACAGTCTTTGGGTTCCAGGTAGGTTTTCCGGATGTCCAGCATGTCTCTGACGAGCGCAGCTTGGGTGTACTCGGCCCACACGCCCTTCATGCGCATCCATCCCGTTACCCAAAAGGTTGCCACCACTCCgcaggagaagaggaaagaagctGAGACCACATAAGCCACGAGGAAGACGGCCAACAGCTGCAGGTGGATCTGAGGGCACCGGAGAACATGCCAACAGCCGACTGGAACATACTCAGCCGCGCCGTCGGAGAAGATGGTGCGCACTGCCTCGTGGTCTCTGTCCTCGAAAGCGCGGATGTGGTATTCAGCCATCATGAAGTCTCATTCGTCTTATGCTGGAAAACACATCAAGACACCGTCAACAATGGAATCCAGAGAGTGGTGCAGATAAATGTTCTCACCAGCCCTTCTAGGCTTCAAAAGATAACCAAGTTGACCCTTGAAAGGCACATTTCAGCCTTCAGCTGGATTCAACCTGGTGAACTACGCCTGCAGTGTGGAGGAATAGACTGGGCAGCgactagtaagaacataagaacataagaacaagtctgctggatcagaccagagtccatctagtccagcactctgctactcgcagtggcccaccaggtgcctttgggagctcac
Proteins encoded:
- the LOC125440179 gene encoding N-acetyltransferase family 8 member 3-like produces the protein MMAEYHIRAFEDRDHEAVRTIFSDGAAEYVPVGCWHVLRCPQIHLQLLAVFLVAYVVSASFLFSCGVVATFWVTGWMRMKGVWAEYTQAALVRDMLDIRKTYLEPKDCCLWVATSGEEVVGMVAAVHPEDPSQWGKALELKRMSVAKGHRGRGLSKALTRTVICFAQERGYKGVVLSTSMLQYAAQRVYEGMGFRKVKAESPSLLAKLLQFHMYYYHYEIAGSH